A window from Peromyscus eremicus chromosome 1, PerEre_H2_v1, whole genome shotgun sequence encodes these proteins:
- the Adra2a gene encoding alpha-2A adrenergic receptor, giving the protein MFRQEQPLAEGSFAPMGSLQPDAGNTSWNGTEAPGGGTRATPYSLQVTLTLVCLAGLLMLFTVFGNVLVIIAVFTSRALKAPQNLFLVSLASADILVATLVIPFSLANEVMGYWYFGKVWCEIYLALDVLFCTSSIVHLCAISLDRYWSITQAIEYNLKRTPRRIKAIIVTVWVISAVISFPPLISIEKKGAGGGQQPAEPSCKINDQKWYVISSSIGSFFAPCLIMILVYVRIYQIAKRRTRVPPSRRGPDACSAPPGGADRRPNGLGPERGAGTGGTEAEPLPTQLNGAPGEPAPAGPRDGNALDLEESSSSEHAERPPGPRRPERGPRAKGKTRASQVKPGDSLPRRGPGAAGPGAAGSGPGEERGGGAKASRWRGRQNREKRFTFVLAVVIGVFVVCWFPFFFTYTLIAVGCPVPYQLFNFFFWFGYCNSSLNPVIYTIFNHDFRRAFKKILCRGDRKRIV; this is encoded by the coding sequence ATGTTCCGCCAGGAGCAGCCGCTGGCCGAGGGCAGCTTTGCGCCCATGGGCTCCCTGCAGCCGGACGCCGGCAACACCAGCTGGAATGGGACGGAGGCGCCCGGGGGCGGCACCCGGGCCACCCCTTACTCCCTGCAGGTGACACTGACCCTGGTGTGCTTGGCTGGCCTGCTCATGCTGTTCACAGTGTTTGGCAACGTACTGGTTATTATTGCGGTGTTCACCAGTCGTGCGCTCAAAGCGCCCCAAAACCTCTTTCTGGTGTCCCTGGCCTCAGCAGACATCCTGGTGGCCACTCTGGTCATTCCGTTTTCTTTGGCCAACGAGGTTATGGGCTACTGGTACTTTGGTAAGGTGTGGTGCGAGATCTACTTGGCGCTCGACGTGCTCTTCTGCACGTCGTCCATAGTGCACCTGTGCGCTATCAGCCTGGACCGCTACTGGTCCATCACGCAGGCCATCGAGTACAACCTGAAGCGCACGCCGCGCCGCATCAAGGCCATCATCGTCACCGTGTGGGTCATCTCGGCCGTCATCTCCTTCCCGCCACTGATCTCCATAGAGAAGAAGGGCGCTGGCGGCGGGCAGCAGCCGGCCGAGCCGAGCTGCAAGATCAACGACCAGAAGTGGTATGTCATCTCGTCGTCCATCGGTTCCTTCTTCGCGCCTTGCCTCATCATGATCCTGGTCTATGTGCGCATCTACCAGATCGCCAAGCGTCGCACCCGCGTGCCGCCTAGCCGCCGGGGTCCGGATGCCTGTTCCGCGCCGCCTGGGGGCGCCGATCGCAGGCCCAACGGCCTGGGCCCGGAACGCGGCGCGGGCACCGGGGGCACTGAGGCCGAGCCTCTCCCCACCCAGCTTAACGGCGCCCCGGGGGAGCCCGCGCCGGCTGGGCCGCGCGATGGGAATGCGCTGGACCTAGAGGAGAGTTCGTCGTCCGAGCACGCCGAGCGGCCCCCGGGGCCCCGTAGACCCGAGCGCGGTCCCCGGGCCAAGGGCAAGACCCGGGCGAGCCAGGTGAAACCCGGGGACAGTCTGCCGCGGCGCGGGCCGGGGGCTGCGGGGCCCGGGGCTGCGGGGTCGGGGCCCGGAGAGGAGCGCGGTGGGGGCGCCAAAGCGTCACGCTGGCGCGGGCGGCAGAACCGCGAGAAGCGCTTCACGTTCGTGCTGGCCGTGGTCATCGGCGTGTTCGTGGTGTGTTGGTTCCCGTTCTTTTTCACCTACACACTCATAGCGGTCGGCTGCCCCGTGCCATACCAGCTCTTCAACTTCTTCTTCTGGTTCGGCTACTGCAACAGCTCGCTGAACCCGGTCATCTACACCATCTTCAACCACGACTTCCGCCGCGCCTTCAAGAAGATCCTCTGCCGCGGGGACAGAAAGCGCATCGTGTGA